The DNA region CAGCCCGCCTCCACGTTCAGCGGCCAAGTCGCGTTTGTCGGCCCCGCGTGGCTCCTCTCCATTTCCGCGGACCACGGCACGACGCTCGCCGGCGAGATCTGCAACTACACGCTGCGCATCCAGAACGTGGGATCGACGCCTGCGCACTTCCTCTGGCTCCTCCTCCCGCTGGACCCGGACGTCCAGCTCATCACGCATACCGCTCCCGTGCCCGCCACGGGGACCACGGTCCTGAACTGGACGTTCCAGGACGTGCAGCCGGGCCAGACGATCCGGTTCAACGTGCTGGTCAAGGTGAACCCGGGAGCGGCGGCGAACACGTACCTGGCGGAGAGCCTCGAGGCCCACTACACGAACAGCCTGGGCGTCGTGCTCGGGTACGTGCGGTCCGCCCCGGCCCAAGTCGAGGTCCAGGCGGACGCGACGCCCCTCGTGTACATCCTCCTCCTCGGCTCGCTCGCGGGCGCGGGGATCGTCGTGTTCGTGTACCGCCGCTACCGCGTCCAGATCGAGGACGTGTTCCTCATCTACCGCGACGGCATCCTGATTTCCCACCTCACGAACACGGCGCCCCGCGGCAAGGACGAGGACGTCCTCAGCGGCATGCTCACCGCGGTCCAGGATTTCGTCACGGACGCCTTCACGTACGGCGAGCACCGCGAGCTCCACCAGCTCGAGTTCGGCGACTACCACATCCTGATCGAGCGCGGCAAGTCCGTGTACCTCGCGGTCGTCTACGCGGGCCGCGATTCCGGCCTGATCCGGAAGAAGGTCCGCGCGGTCCTCGACAAGATCGAGGCCTCGTACGGCGCGGTCTTCGCCCGGTGGGACGGCGACATGCACGAGGTCGAGGGGACCCAGAGTCTCCTCCGCGAGGGCTTCCTCGACGAGGAGCACCCCTGGTCCCTCGTGAAGCCCAAGGCGCCCTAGCCCCCTCGGTCATCCGAGGGTCTACGGCTGGGGCTCTTGCTCTCTCCAGACAACGAACTCCGAGAGTCCCGCGGAGTCATGCGCGGTCCGGGGTCACTTGAGCCCGCTCACGAGGTCCCGGAGCGCCTTGTCGGGCCGTCTGGCCTTCACGACCCCGGAGGCCAGAAGGACTCCCACGGTCCCGAGCTCGAGCGCCTTGCGCACGTCCTTGCGGTCCTTGACGCCCGCACCGCAGAGGACGCTCACGCCCCGGTCCACGGCGTGGATTCGCGCGACGGCGTCGGAGACCACCTCGGGCCGGGCGGTCGTCACGCTCACGTCGCCGCCGATGAGCTCCGGAGGCTCCACGGCGATGTAGTCCGGACCCAGGCGAGCCAACGCCTCGGCCTCCTTGAGATCGTCCGCGCAGGCGATGACCTCGAGGCCGAGCCTCTCGCATCGCGGGATGAGGGCCGCGACGTTCCGGTGCGGGATCTTCCGCTCGCTGTGGTTCAGCAACGTGCCAGCCGCCCCCGCCTCGAGGAGTGCCTCGGGGGGAAGCCAGCCCGTGTGGGCCCCCGCCTCCGCGGTGTCCGCATGCTGGCCGAAGACGGGGATGTGCACGAGGCGTGCGATGTGGGCGAGGTCGGAGAGCGGGGGCGCGATGACGATCGAGGCTCCGGTGTCCTCCGCGACCTGGGCGCACTGCTGGGCTAGATGCCAACCACGCTTCCCGAGGACCTCGGGATAGACCTTGAAGTTCACGACGATGACCGGGAGCCGCACGGATCGCGGCAAGGTCGTCGTCGGGGAAAAATCCTTGGTCTCCCGCGCGACCGGACGGTAGGTCCGGGACCGGCCCGTGGATGGACCCACGGGCCGAAGCAAACCTCAATACGGTGTCCACGTTTCCATCCCTCGGAGTGGTTTCCGTGCGAATCTCGATCGGCAAGCTCCGCGGCCTACAGCAAATCTCGGACGACGCGGGCCGTTTCACGATGATCGCGATGGACCAGCGGGGAAGCCTCCAGAAGATGCTCCATCCCGAGAACCCGAAGGCCTCGTCGTATGCGGAGATGGAGGCGGTCAAGCTCGGTGTGACGGAGGCCTTGGCCCCCCTCGCCAGCGGCTATCTCCTCGACCCGGACTTCGGCGTCGGGCCTGCGGTGAACCGGTTCGCCCTCCCGGGCCGGACGGGGCTCCTGGTGGCCCTGGAGACCTCCGGGTACGAGAAGAAGGGGAACTGGCGGCTCACGAAGCTCCTCGACGGCTGGGGCGTGGAGAAGGTGAAGCGGCTCGGCGCGAGCGCGGCCAAGCTCCTCATCTTCTTCAACCCCGATGCCCCGCGCGACGTCGTCGACCACCAGATCAAGGTCGTCCGCTCCGTGGCCGACGAATGCCGCCGGCTGGACCTCGCGTTCGTCTGCGAGCCCATGTCCTATCCCGTGGACGAGACCGAGGAGGCGTTCGCGCACCACAAGGCGGACACGGTCATCCGCACGGCGGAGGCCCTGTCGCCGCTGGGCCTCGACCTGCTCAAGGCGGAGTTCCCCGGGGACCCTAGGGTGACCCTGGACCCGGAAGAGCTGCGGAGGAACTGCGAGCGGCTCAGCCGCACGACCAAGGTGCCCTGGGTCGTGCTGAGCGCGGGGGCGGACTTCGACGTGTTCCGCAAGCTCGTCGAGCTCGCGTGCCAGGGTGGCGCATCCGGGTTCCTCGCGGGACGGGCGATCTGGAAGGACGCGTTCCGCGAGAAGACCCTCGCGCGGCAGATGGAGTACGTGCGGACGCAGGGCGCGAAGAACTTCCAGGCCCTCGCGGATCTCGCCCACCGCTATGCGCGACCCTGGTGGGACTTCTACGGCGGAAAGGAAAAGCTCGCGGACCATTTCGAGGGATGGTACGTCGCCTACTGAGACGGGAGACCGGACGGGCGTCACGCTCCCGGACCATGCGGGCAAGCTGGACCGCGATCTGGGTCGCCTCTTGTCCCGGATGGCGGCGCTCACGGGCCGCATCCGGCAGGAGTTGCCGGTCCGGAGGGATCCGGTCGCCACCCGGAACGTGTACGGGGAGCAGCAACTCGATCTCGACGTTTGGATGAACGAACTGTTCGTGGACGCTCTGCGCGATTCCGGGCTCGTGTCCCAGGTCGCCTCGGAGGAAATGGGGGAGGTGAAGAAGCTCGGCCCCGGACGCTTCTCCGTGGTCCTGGACCCCCTCGACGGTTCCTCCAACGTGAAGAGCAACAACATCTTCGGGACCATCTTCGGAATCTTCGATGGGACGGACCTCCCGGCGCAAGGCTCGGACCTCTTCGCGGCCGGCTACCTGATCTACGGTCCGGCCACGAGTCTGGTCTATGCCACCCCGACGGGAGTCCATGAGTTCGTCCAAGGAGGCGGGGGCCGACCCGAGGAATTCTTCCTCATCGAGGAAGGTCTTCGACTTCCGCCGAAAGGCAAGCTGTACGGGATCGGCGGACACCGCGAGAAGTGGATCCCTCCCGTGAAGGCGTTCGTCGGGGAGCTGGAACGGGAGCTGATGAATCTCCGCTACGGCGGCTCGTTCGTCGGGGACTTCAACCAGATCCTCCACTATGGGGGCTTTTTCGCGTATCCGGCCCAGGTGGACAAGCCCGCGGGCAAGTACCGGCTTCACTTCGAATCGAGTCCGATCGCATTCATTGCGGAGGCCGCGGGCGGGGCCGGAACCACCGGCCCGGAGCGGATTCTGGACGTGGCCGCGACCGGGATCGACCAGACGGTCCCCACGTACGTTGGCAATCGGGACCTGGTCGATCGGTTTCGTTCGCGGCTCTGACCGCTTGTCACCGGCGGCGCATCGTCGCGAACCACGCTTTCGGGCTGGGCCGCAAGGTCCCCTGGAACGCCGCGTCCACGATGGACTCCACGGTGAACCGGCTCCGGAAGGCGTCTCGCAGTTCCTGGGCGGAGATCCGGTGGGGACCGTAGGATCCGGGCTCCTTGTCGGAGAAAGTCTTCAGGAAGAGAAGACCCGCGGGCCGGAGGACGCGGTGGACCGCGGCCACGTACGTCGGCCTGGCGTCCGGGGCCAGCGTGTGGAAGACCCCCCGGTCCACGATCGCGTCCACGAGGGCGTCTTGGAGTTTCGACGCGAGGATGTTGTCGACGCGGAAATCGATCCGAACCGCCTCGCGGCTCGCAGCGTGCCTCGCCTTCGCGATGGCCGAGGGCGCGATGTCCGTGGCCACGACCTCGTACCCGCGCTTCGTGAGGGCGATTGCCTGGGTGGCCGGGCCCGTCCCGATGTCGAGGACTCGCGCCCCGGAGACGAGATGCTCCTTCAGCGCGCGCTCAAGATCCGAATCGAGGTTGGGGGTGTACCAAGGCAGGTCGGCGACGTCCGAGCTGCGATACACGTCCTCCCACCAGTTCGTGGGCGTGCTCACGAAGGAGCGCACGCGGCCGCTCCGTATCTCGATTTGCCCAGCCGCCTCACCCCTTCTCCGCGGAGATCATCGCGTAGCAGGCCAGCGACTCCATGAACGGCTCGCCGCGGTACATCCGGATGGAATGGTCGGGTCGGGTGAAGCCCAGTTCCTCGGCGATCTTCACGGCCGCCTCGTGGTACCCGCCGACGCACATCCGGAACTTGCGGTCCTCCCCCGTGGTCAAGACGGATTCGAGAAGTCTGGTGGCCACCTCCGGGTCGTCGGGGTCCGCGACCCAGGGGCCCACGGGATCGCGCCGGGACCCCCGCCGGACGACAATGTACCCGCGGACCCGCCCCTTGGATCGGACCACGAAGGCGCGATCCGGGTAGTCCGCGAGGATGGCCTTGAGGGCGGCGCTCCGGTCGAGCCCCGTCATCTCCCGGTCGAACGCGAACACGGCGGCGTATTCCTTGGGTCTCAATCTCGCCGCCCTCGGCCTTCCCGCCTTGCCGTCGGCCAGGAGTCGCCACGAGGGATACTCCTCGAGGAAGCCGAGGCGGCGGTAGAACGCCTCTGTGCCCGCCACGCTGTCGAGCTTCGTGGTCCGGATCCCACGGCGATCGACGAAGTCGAGGCAGGCGCGCATCAGCGCCTCGCCGATGCCCTGGCGGCGGAGATCCCGGAGGACGATCACGGAGTGGATCCACGCCATCCGCCCGAACGTTAGCGCCGCGGCGGTGCCCGCAGGAATGCCGTCGGCCACGGCGAGGAAGGCGCCTTCGGGCTCGAGCCGAAGGAGCCGCACCCAGTCCGCGGGGACGCGGTCCCACTCCTCGGCGTCCGTCAGCATGATGCCGAACGGGACATCCGCCAGGGTGAAGGGACGGATCTCCACGGCCACGCCTTCCGGACGGACGACGCGGGACTATATCCCTTCCGTCGCCCGGTCGGTCTGGGGAACGCGGAGCCACGTCGCAACCCGGTCGCGGAGCGATTCGTACGCAGCGCGCTGGCCGGGCGTCAGGACGGGATCCTCGCACCAGCTTTGGAGGTCATCGAAACGTGAGGCGACATACTCCCGCTCCCGCTCCATCGCCGCGATGCGCAGTTCGACCTCGGCGGCCGCCAGGTGAGCGTCGTTGATCGCCTCCGTGTGGCGGAGGATGACATCCTTCGTGATCGTCAACCCCGCTCGTTTCGTCTCCTCGATTTCCACGATCTCGTGGACCACGAGGAAGGGCGACGCGAGGATAGCCGCTGGTTCCGGGTTCGGGTACGGCGTGTCGGTCTGCAGCCATGCCTCGAGTTCCCTCGCCGAGCCGCGCTGGGGGAACCTGTGGCGTGCGAGCAGGCCGTTGCCCGCTGCGACCGCCGCCTCGAACCGTGCCCGCGGCGGAAACAGGCCCATCGGGTCCGGCATAGGGCTCGTCTCAGAAGAGACCTGTGATGGTTCCCTTCTCGTCGATGTCCATGTGGACCGCGGCGGGTTCGGCCCCGAGCCCCGGCATGCGCATGATGTCTCCCGCCAGGGCGACGAGGAATCCGGCGCCCGCGCTCGCGCGGATGCCGCGGATGCGGAGGATCCAACCGGTCGGCGCGCCGAGCACGCGCTCGTCGTCGGAGAGGGACATCTGGGTCTTCGCGATGCACACGGGGAGGTTCGATAGGCCCGCGTTCTCCATGCGCTCCAGGTCATCCTTGGCCTCCGCGTCCAGGTTAATGCCATCCGCTCCGTACAGCTCGGTCGCGATCTTGGCGACCTTCTCCTCGAATGGGTCGTCGTCCGTGTACACGAGGCGGGTGCTCGTCGGCGAGGCCTTCACGGCATCGAGGACGAGCTTCCCGAGATCCTCGGCTCCCGGCCCACCGTCCATGTACGCCGTGTGGGGCGTCGCGGGTACTTTCTCACCTCGGCAGTGCTCGACCACCGCGTCGATTTCGCGATCCGTGTCGGAGGCGAATCGGTTCACCGCGACCACGGGAGGCACGCCCAGCTTCCCCAGGATCCCGATGTGGGCGTCCAGGTTCGGGAAGCCCGCCTCCAAGGTCTTCAGGTTCTCCTGCTTGAGGTCCTTGTACTTCGCTCCGCCGTGGTGCTTCATCGCGCGCACGGTGGTCACGAGCACGGCGACGCTGGGCACGTAGCCGCGGTGGCGGGTCACGATGTCCACGAACTTCTCGGCTCCCAGGTCGGCGCCGAAGCCCGCCTCCGTGAGGACCATGCCACCCGTGCCCAGGGCGAGGCGGTCCGCGAGGATCGAGTTGTGGCCGTGGGCGATGTTCCCGAAGGGGCCGCCGTGGACGAGGGCGGGGGTGCCCTCGAGGGTCTGCACGAGGTTGGGCATGAGGGCGTCCTTGAGGAGGATCGCCGCGGCGCCCACTCCTCGCAGGTCGCCTGCGGTCACCGGGCTTCCCTTGCGGTTGAACGCGACCACGGTCCGCGCGAGGCGGTCCTTCAGGTCCGTCATGCCCTCCGCGAGGCAGAGGATCGCCATGACCTCGCTCGCCGCGGTGATGACGAACCCGTCCTCCCGCGGCACCCCGTTCTTGGGGCCGCCGAGGCCGTCCACGAGGGCGCGGAGTTGGCGGTCGTTCATGTCCAGGCAGCGCTTGAAGTTCACGTAGCCCGGGTGGATGTCGAACTCGTTTCCGTGGAAGATGTGGGCGTCCATCATCGCGGCGATCAGGTTGTTCGCGGCGGTCACCGCGTGGAGGTCTCCCGTGAAGTGCAGGTTGATGTCCTCCATGGGGACGACCTGGGACCGGCCGCCGC from Thermoplasmata archaeon includes:
- a CDS encoding formate--tetrahydrofolate ligase; translation: MPTDIQIAQSAQMRPIVDVAADLGIGPEDLVLHGPHIAKVRLAAVERAKKHPQARLILVTATTPTKFGEGKTLTTVGLGQAMQRLRVRSVITLREPSLGPVFGVKGGAAGGGRSQVVPMEDINLHFTGDLHAVTAANNLIAAMMDAHIFHGNEFDIHPGYVNFKRCLDMNDRQLRALVDGLGGPKNGVPREDGFVITAASEVMAILCLAEGMTDLKDRLARTVVAFNRKGSPVTAGDLRGVGAAAILLKDALMPNLVQTLEGTPALVHGGPFGNIAHGHNSILADRLALGTGGMVLTEAGFGADLGAEKFVDIVTRHRGYVPSVAVLVTTVRAMKHHGGAKYKDLKQENLKTLEAGFPNLDAHIGILGKLGVPPVVAVNRFASDTDREIDAVVEHCRGEKVPATPHTAYMDGGPGAEDLGKLVLDAVKASPTSTRLVYTDDDPFEEKVAKIATELYGADGINLDAEAKDDLERMENAGLSNLPVCIAKTQMSLSDDERVLGAPTGWILRIRGIRASAGAGFLVALAGDIMRMPGLGAEPAAVHMDIDEKGTITGLF
- a CDS encoding GNAT family N-acetyltransferase → MAVEIRPFTLADVPFGIMLTDAEEWDRVPADWVRLLRLEPEGAFLAVADGIPAGTAAALTFGRMAWIHSVIVLRDLRRQGIGEALMRACLDFVDRRGIRTTKLDSVAGTEAFYRRLGFLEEYPSWRLLADGKAGRPRAARLRPKEYAAVFAFDREMTGLDRSAALKAILADYPDRAFVVRSKGRVRGYIVVRRGSRRDPVGPWVADPDDPEVATRLLESVLTTGEDRKFRMCVGGYHEAAVKIAEELGFTRPDHSIRMYRGEPFMESLACYAMISAEKG
- a CDS encoding class I SAM-dependent methyltransferase, which encodes MRSFVSTPTNWWEDVYRSSDVADLPWYTPNLDSDLERALKEHLVSGARVLDIGTGPATQAIALTKRGYEVVATDIAPSAIAKARHAASREAVRIDFRVDNILASKLQDALVDAIVDRGVFHTLAPDARPTYVAAVHRVLRPAGLLFLKTFSDKEPGSYGPHRISAQELRDAFRSRFTVESIVDAAFQGTLRPSPKAWFATMRRR
- a CDS encoding tagatose 1,6-diphosphate aldolase → MVSVRISIGKLRGLQQISDDAGRFTMIAMDQRGSLQKMLHPENPKASSYAEMEAVKLGVTEALAPLASGYLLDPDFGVGPAVNRFALPGRTGLLVALETSGYEKKGNWRLTKLLDGWGVEKVKRLGASAAKLLIFFNPDAPRDVVDHQIKVVRSVADECRRLDLAFVCEPMSYPVDETEEAFAHHKADTVIRTAEALSPLGLDLLKAEFPGDPRVTLDPEELRRNCERLSRTTKVPWVVLSAGADFDVFRKLVELACQGGASGFLAGRAIWKDAFREKTLARQMEYVRTQGAKNFQALADLAHRYARPWWDFYGGKEKLADHFEGWYVAY
- the tpiA gene encoding triose-phosphate isomerase, whose protein sequence is MRLPVIVVNFKVYPEVLGKRGWHLAQQCAQVAEDTGASIVIAPPLSDLAHIARLVHIPVFGQHADTAEAGAHTGWLPPEALLEAGAAGTLLNHSERKIPHRNVAALIPRCERLGLEVIACADDLKEAEALARLGPDYIAVEPPELIGGDVSVTTARPEVVSDAVARIHAVDRGVSVLCGAGVKDRKDVRKALELGTVGVLLASGVVKARRPDKALRDLVSGLK
- a CDS encoding class 1 fructose-bisphosphatase, producing MAALTGRIRQELPVRRDPVATRNVYGEQQLDLDVWMNELFVDALRDSGLVSQVASEEMGEVKKLGPGRFSVVLDPLDGSSNVKSNNIFGTIFGIFDGTDLPAQGSDLFAAGYLIYGPATSLVYATPTGVHEFVQGGGGRPEEFFLIEEGLRLPPKGKLYGIGGHREKWIPPVKAFVGELERELMNLRYGGSFVGDFNQILHYGGFFAYPAQVDKPAGKYRLHFESSPIAFIAEAAGGAGTTGPERILDVAATGIDQTVPTYVGNRDLVDRFRSRL